In Exiguobacterium acetylicum, the genomic stretch GAGCAAGTCGTCAAGCGTCTTGCGACTGGATTACCAGTTGAACGGCGGAAACGAATAATCAAACGTTCAAGAAGAGACACTTCATTATTTCAATTACCGAATTGGATAGAACAAGAAAAAGCAGCGCAACGAGCGTATGAAGCACACCAGAAGAAGAAACAGAGCATACCTGACGACGCCGAAATTGCTGAACTATTACAAGCACTGACAAGGGAGGGAGCCTGATGCAACTGGAAGAATTACTCCGACGTGCCAATCAAAAACTATCCGTTCCTGGCATGCATCCGTCTGTCGTCGGGATCACGCGTGACGTGATACGAGAGCTTTATCCGCATGGGATCAAGCTCGGTATAGCGCAAAGCTTTCGGAGCATCGCGGAACAGGATGCGTTGTATGCAAAAGGACGGACGACGCCAGGACCCATCGTGACGCAAGCCCGCGGCGGACAATCAAACCATAACTTCGGTGTCGCAATCGACGTCTTTCTCTATCAGGATGGGGCGTTGTTCCTTTCTCCGCCAGATGCGCGACTCCGACGAATCGTTCGCGCGATGAAACGACGCGGAATGGACTGGGGAGGCGATTGGTCTCGTTTTCCAGACTACCCACACTTTGAACTGTACGATCATGTCAGTCTAGCGCGCCATCACGTGCCAAAACAAGGTCACTATCTCCGGGAAAAAATCCAAGCACCGGAACTCGTCCGAGCCCTTGAAAAACGCTTGGGTCTTGTGGTGACAGGAATCTTTGATGCCCGATTGACGCACGCCGTTCGAACGTTCCAACAGACATGTCGTCTAGTCGCTGACGGAATCGTTGGTCCGCAAACATGGCGTCGTCTCTTTCCGGTGTCACCATGATTCGATTTCAGGCGTGGATCCGTCTCTTGATTCCGCTCTATGTTTTTCTTGAGTTACTCTTACCGACGCTCGGTTTTACAGCATTGCCAGTGTCGGCAAGTGACGTCGAGCGATTCGTGACGGGTCTAGTCGGACTAGTTGGTCTAC encodes the following:
- a CDS encoding M15 family metallopeptidase produces the protein MQLEELLRRANQKLSVPGMHPSVVGITRDVIRELYPHGIKLGIAQSFRSIAEQDALYAKGRTTPGPIVTQARGGQSNHNFGVAIDVFLYQDGALFLSPPDARLRRIVRAMKRRGMDWGGDWSRFPDYPHFELYDHVSLARHHVPKQGHYLREKIQAPELVRALEKRLGLVVTGIFDARLTHAVRTFQQTCRLVADGIVGPQTWRRLFPVSP
- a CDS encoding phage holin, producing the protein MIRFQAWIRLLIPLYVFLELLLPTLGFTALPVSASDVERFVTGLVGLVGLLVAWWKNNDVTERALRRRQAQEQLENTSLTD